The window GGTCATTGTATTCAATTTCATCCATCCGAAAGCGTAACCGCAGATCAATGACCGGAATCACTTTTCCCCGGAGATTGATCACACCTTTGGTATAAGCGGGCATATGTGGAACTTTGGTAATGCGTGTGTTGGTATTCCGGATGACAACTTCAAGCACATGATGAATATCAATGCCATACAAACTTTCTCCCAGTGGGAAACTAAGGTATTTACTGTCGGTTTCATCTACGTCATCGTTTTCCTGATTCAGCAATGAATCATCCATCTGTCCTTCGTCCATATTCCTCCATTATTGTTTTATAATTCCAAGACGCCTCAGAAAATCGTGGTTTTTTCTCCAGCCATCAGTTGCTGGAATGACTTCCCATGCTTGACATATCCAGAATCAACCCTACCTGCCCATCACCAAGAATCGTACAACCCGCAAGATAGGGAATTTCTGTCATTGATGGTGGTAAGGTTTTTACTACAATTTGCTGCTGTCCGACAATGGCGTCCACAAACAAACAAAACGCGCGTTCAGATGATTCAATCACGAGCAACATTCCTCCGGTCAAATCCTGAATCCCGGTTTCTATCTGATACAAACGATGCAGTCGGATAACAGGCAATAACCGGTTTCGGATTCTAAGCATCTCTGATCCGTCTGGTGTAAGAAAGATATTCGCAGCCTTGGGTTGCAGGGATTCCTTGATGGAAATGGTGGGTAACACATAGGACACCTCGCCCACATTCACCAGCAAGCCGTCAATAATACTCAGTGTCAGTGGCACTTTTAAGGTGAAGAGGGTGCCCTTGCCTTGCTGGGTCGCGATATGAATACTGCCACGTAATTTTTCAATGTTCTTCTTGACAACATCCATTCCCACACCACGTCCTGAAAACGCGGTAACTTCTGTGTTTGTGGAAAAACCGGGTTCCAGAATCATCTTCCATAGTTCATGATCAGGCAGATTGGCATCCGGCCCAATCAGATTCTGTTCACGGGCTTTTGCCAGGATTTTTTCCCGGTTCAGTCCCTTCCCATCATCCTGAATGGTGATCCAAAGTTCATTTCCCACATAGCGAGCTTCCAGAACAATGATGCCCTTATCCGGTTTTTTGGCTGTTTTCCGGCCTTCCTTGTCTTCAATACCATGATCAATGGCATTACGAATGAGATGCAACAACGGATCGCTTACCTGTTCAATCAGGCTTTTATCAACTTCAGTTTCTTCTCCCTTCAATACCAGTTCTACCTGTTTATTGAGTTTTTTGGACGCGTCATGCACAACCCGAATCATTTTGCGGAACACGCTGGCCACAGGGATCATTCTCAGTGACATGGCTATTTCCTGAAGTTCACGCATATTGCGATGCATCTGGCCTGATACGGATTTCAGTTCTTGTGTGTCGATATAATCCTT is drawn from SAR324 cluster bacterium and contains these coding sequences:
- a CDS encoding purine-binding chemotaxis protein CheW; translated protein: MDEGQMDDSLLNQENDDVDETDSKYLSFPLGESLYGIDIHHVLEVVIRNTNTRITKVPHMPAYTKGVINLRGKVIPVIDLRLRFRMDEIEYNDRTCFVVVSIRGVMTGLITDTVSGVVSIPKTEIDPAPDLENSGQSRFIAGMGKTKDQVYILINVDNLLIPEEIQILEKMGSVA